Proteins encoded in a region of the Zea mays cultivar B73 chromosome 2, Zm-B73-REFERENCE-NAM-5.0, whole genome shotgun sequence genome:
- the LOC541928 gene encoding trypsin/factor XIIA inhibitor — MPLTWCSSIFQVTNANCTKKSIERPSTGELMASSSSSSHRRLILAAAVLLSVLAAASASAGTSCVPGWAIPHNPLPSCRWYVTSRTCGIGPRLPWPELKRRCCRELADIPAYCRCTALSILMDGAIPPGPDAQLEGRLEDLPGCPREVQRGFAATLVTEAECNLATISGVAECPWILGGGTMPSK, encoded by the coding sequence ATGCCACTCACATGGTGCTCCTCCATCTTCCAAGTCACCAACGCAAATTGCACCAAGAAATCCATCGAGAGGCCGTCGACAGGGGAATTAATGGCGTCGTCGTCTAGCAGCAGCCACCGCCGCCTCATCCTCGCAGCCGCCGTCCTGCTCTCCGTGCTCGCGGCTGCCAGCGCCAGCGCCGGGACCTCCTGCGTGCCGGGGTGGGCCATCCCGCACAACCCGCTCCCGAGCTGCCGCTGGTACGTGACCAGCCGGACCTGCGGCATCGGGCCGCGCCTCCCGTGGCCGGAGCTGAAGAGGAGATGCTGCCGGGAGCTGGCGGACATCCCGGCGTACTGCCGGTGCACGGCGCTGAGCATCCTCATGGACGGCGCGATCCCGCCGGGCCCGGACGCGCAGCTGGAGGGCCGCCTAGAGGACCTGCCGGGCTGCCCGCGGGAGGTGCAGAGGGGATTCGCCGCCACCCTCGTCACGGAGGCCGAGTGCAACCTGGCCACCATCAGCGGCGTCGCCGAATGCCCCTGGATTCTCGGCGGCGGAACGATGCCCTCCAAGTAA